From the Cryptosporangium phraense genome, one window contains:
- a CDS encoding sensor histidine kinase yields APVHADPVLARQLLDNLIGNAIKYTAADALPHVSIRTTRAGDGMVEVEVTDNGIGIPAGQHEAIFANFHRAHPGAQYTGTGLGLAICRRIVERHGGAITAADNPSGGSRFTFTLPAAELPAVEVAATGATAR; encoded by the coding sequence TAGCACCGGTGCACGCCGACCCGGTGCTGGCGCGTCAGCTGCTCGACAACCTGATCGGCAACGCAATCAAGTACACCGCCGCCGACGCGCTACCGCACGTCAGCATCCGCACCACGAGGGCGGGCGACGGCATGGTCGAAGTCGAGGTCACCGACAATGGCATCGGCATCCCGGCCGGGCAGCACGAGGCGATCTTTGCCAACTTCCACCGGGCCCATCCCGGCGCGCAGTACACGGGCACCGGGCTCGGCCTGGCGATCTGCCGACGCATCGTCGAACGCCACGGCGGAGCCATCACCGCAGCCGATAACCCGAGTGGAGGCTCCCGATTCACCTTCACCCTGCCGGCCGCGGAACTACCAGCCGTCGAGGTGGCTGCGACGGGCGCCACCGCGCGATGA
- a CDS encoding PAS domain-containing protein, whose product MAAELTVNLLDLAPLLDALAEAFVVVDRSGTILTWNATATALFGWTPAHALGRSLHDLLFPDRAAANSRAAVTLLSTHPANRGVPAQCQTLSAARRDGGRIPIEVTIRALPGATGSQICISLVDLSAQATARDETQRMTQILQSVLDNLDTPVFVCDPDGDPIFANWALRQLTATPGGTLNQIVAAIRRHLTAADGSALDLNDYPSSRALAGRAIRGVPLRLAMPGDPFNIFGPMRIGSSSAVVCSASPFFYGPIHAPEPARRYP is encoded by the coding sequence GTGGCCGCAGAGCTCACCGTCAACCTGCTCGACCTTGCTCCGCTGCTGGACGCCCTCGCTGAGGCCTTCGTTGTCGTCGACCGCAGCGGCACAATTCTGACCTGGAATGCCACGGCCACTGCTCTCTTCGGTTGGACGCCCGCGCACGCACTCGGGCGGTCGCTCCACGACCTGCTCTTTCCCGATCGCGCAGCGGCCAACTCGCGAGCAGCTGTCACATTGCTGTCTACACATCCTGCGAATCGTGGTGTGCCGGCCCAGTGCCAGACACTCTCCGCGGCTCGCCGCGACGGCGGCCGCATTCCGATCGAAGTCACCATCAGGGCGCTGCCCGGCGCGACCGGGTCGCAGATCTGTATCTCGCTGGTGGACCTGTCTGCGCAAGCGACCGCGCGCGACGAGACACAGCGCATGACCCAGATTCTGCAGTCTGTCCTCGACAACCTCGACACCCCGGTCTTCGTGTGTGACCCGGACGGGGATCCGATCTTCGCCAACTGGGCTCTTCGGCAGCTAACGGCCACGCCTGGGGGCACGTTGAACCAAATCGTTGCCGCCATCAGGCGCCATCTGACCGCCGCCGATGGCAGCGCGTTGGATCTGAACGACTATCCGAGCAGCCGGGCGTTGGCCGGGCGCGCAATCCGGGGCGTACCACTACGGCTGGCGATGCCCGGTGACCCCTTCAATATCTTTGGGCCGATGCGGATCGGCTCGTCTTCCGCCGTCGTGTGCTCGGCGTCGCCATTTTTCTACGGCCCTATCCACGCACCCGAGCCGGCTAGGCGATACCCCTGA